The Haloplanus salinarum genome includes a region encoding these proteins:
- a CDS encoding sodium:solute symporter family protein → MSSLGVTLQTGAGDVNPAYLGVFVVYLLGVLAIGAWAYLRTDDVSDYWVYGKELGPTLATWSYVANFVSAVSVIGFVGSVYGGGYSIVTGIVFGLMLGISGLYFVVHKVRELNHITFPDIIAELTGREVARPITGCVLLANAWVYLIMQLVGAGLLVTTITGVPYQYMIWVIGGVFILYTVMGGLVSVAWTDLAQGTLMVATVAVALAYMVFDLGGLTSLNQQFMALDPANVAPLGDGAYTLLGVAASIVAFFGTIFTSQSTVVRINATDSIRTAKFHLAAAGFILSVFYVMLVMLGAGTTVALNGAGLAVENVDRAFPVLIMDYVPTTIGTIIIVAIMSGILSTTDTRLHACGVTAAHDLYDYFVDGEADDDRLLLVSRVSTVGFGVVATAAAVNPPGTIISLYNWRAILLTSALLIPVYVALYYRNTSGKAVLASIVLGAVCGPGWNALGEPFGAPAAFVGVGMAVLGLVVGRYAWQDTAVVSSGAAPSDD, encoded by the coding sequence ATGTCTAGCCTCGGCGTCACGCTCCAGACGGGCGCCGGCGACGTCAACCCGGCGTATCTCGGGGTCTTCGTCGTCTACCTGCTTGGCGTCCTCGCCATCGGCGCGTGGGCGTACCTCCGAACCGACGACGTGAGCGACTACTGGGTGTACGGCAAGGAACTCGGCCCGACGCTGGCGACGTGGTCGTACGTCGCCAACTTCGTGAGCGCGGTGAGCGTGATCGGGTTCGTCGGTTCGGTCTACGGCGGTGGATACTCCATCGTCACTGGTATCGTCTTCGGACTGATGCTCGGTATCAGCGGCCTCTACTTCGTCGTTCACAAGGTCCGGGAACTCAACCACATCACGTTCCCGGACATCATCGCCGAACTCACCGGTCGGGAGGTCGCACGGCCGATCACGGGCTGTGTCCTCCTCGCCAACGCGTGGGTCTATCTCATCATGCAACTCGTCGGTGCGGGACTGCTCGTGACGACCATCACCGGCGTCCCGTATCAGTACATGATCTGGGTGATCGGCGGCGTGTTCATCCTCTACACCGTGATGGGTGGGCTCGTCAGCGTGGCGTGGACCGACCTCGCCCAGGGAACGCTGATGGTGGCGACCGTCGCGGTCGCCCTCGCGTACATGGTGTTCGATCTCGGCGGCCTCACGAGCCTGAACCAGCAGTTCATGGCGCTCGATCCCGCCAACGTCGCGCCGCTCGGCGACGGGGCCTACACCCTTCTCGGCGTCGCCGCCTCCATCGTGGCCTTCTTCGGCACCATCTTCACCTCCCAGTCAACCGTCGTCCGGATCAACGCGACCGACAGCATCAGGACGGCGAAGTTCCACCTCGCGGCGGCCGGGTTCATCCTCTCGGTGTTCTACGTCATGCTAGTCATGCTCGGCGCCGGGACGACCGTCGCGCTCAACGGCGCCGGGCTGGCCGTCGAGAATGTCGACCGCGCGTTCCCGGTGCTCATCATGGACTACGTCCCGACGACTATCGGGACGATCATCATCGTCGCCATCATGAGCGGCATCCTCTCGACGACCGACACGCGGCTCCACGCCTGCGGCGTCACCGCCGCCCACGACCTCTACGACTACTTCGTCGACGGCGAGGCCGACGACGACCGTCTCCTGTTGGTCTCCCGCGTCTCGACTGTCGGCTTCGGGGTCGTCGCCACCGCCGCCGCGGTCAACCCGCCGGGGACGATCATCAGCCTCTACAACTGGCGGGCGATCCTGCTGACGAGTGCGCTCCTCATCCCCGTGTACGTGGCACTCTACTACCGGAACACCTCCGGCAAGGCGGTGCTGGCCTCCATCGTCCTCGGGGCGGTCTGTGGTCCCGGTTGGAACGCGCTCGGCGAACCGTTCGGTGCGCCAGCGGCGTTCGTGGGCGTCGGCATGGCCGTCCTCGGCCTGGTCGTCGGACGGTACGCCTGGCAGGACACCGCCGTCGTCTCGTCCGGCGCGGCGCCGAGCGACGACTGA